From one Streptomyces sp. CA-210063 genomic stretch:
- a CDS encoding bifunctional phosphatase PAP2/diacylglycerol kinase family protein yields MTPDVDLTVRPPGHHILRDRFLAADSRLFNAVATRDWPGAHPLLPKLSRAANHGVLWFATAAAIAATRSPRARRAAVRGVASLALASATINTLGKRSIRRPRPVLDNVPMMRQLKRQPITTSFPSGHSASAAAFATGVALESRGWGAAVAPLAAAVALSRVYTGVHFPSDVLVGAALGVGAAYAVRGMAPTRDQLPPPGRPYVDAPALPDGHGLVVVANLASGTSDRVRALRDTLPGAETVECEPEDMKAELEKAAARARVLGVCGGDGTVNAAAEVALRHGLPLAVLPGGTLNHFAHDLGVEDVRDLGRAVRQGEAVRVDLGHFATEKTEGHFLNTFSLGVYPELVRERERWERMIGGWPAGVIAALRVLRSDRHPLQATFLGRPRPIWLLFAGNGTYHRLGLAPARRFDLADGLLDVRVVHGGRRPALRLLAAAVAGPLTRTPAHAAVRVRRLRVDGIAPGTLLAYDGEVTEVEGDLTLRKIPEALTVYRPVPMH; encoded by the coding sequence ATGACCCCAGACGTCGACCTCACCGTCCGCCCCCCGGGCCACCACATACTCCGCGACCGTTTCCTCGCCGCGGACAGCCGCCTCTTCAACGCGGTGGCGACCCGCGACTGGCCCGGCGCCCACCCCCTCCTGCCGAAGCTGAGCCGCGCCGCGAACCACGGCGTTCTGTGGTTCGCCACGGCGGCGGCGATCGCGGCGACCCGGAGCCCGAGGGCCCGCAGGGCGGCCGTCCGGGGCGTCGCCTCCCTCGCCCTCGCCTCGGCGACGATCAACACCCTCGGCAAGCGCTCGATCCGCCGCCCCCGCCCGGTCCTGGACAACGTCCCGATGATGCGCCAGCTGAAGCGCCAGCCGATCACCACGTCCTTCCCGTCGGGCCACTCCGCCTCCGCCGCCGCCTTCGCGACCGGCGTCGCCCTGGAGTCCCGCGGCTGGGGCGCGGCGGTCGCGCCGCTGGCGGCCGCGGTGGCGCTGTCCCGCGTCTACACCGGCGTGCACTTCCCGAGCGACGTCCTGGTGGGCGCCGCCCTGGGCGTGGGCGCCGCCTATGCCGTACGGGGCATGGCGCCGACCCGTGACCAGCTCCCGCCACCCGGCCGCCCGTACGTGGACGCGCCCGCGCTGCCGGACGGGCACGGTCTGGTCGTGGTCGCCAACCTGGCCTCGGGCACGTCGGACCGCGTACGCGCGCTGCGGGACACCCTGCCCGGCGCCGAGACCGTGGAGTGCGAACCGGAGGACATGAAGGCCGAGTTGGAGAAGGCCGCCGCCCGCGCCCGGGTGCTCGGCGTGTGCGGCGGCGACGGCACGGTGAACGCCGCCGCCGAGGTGGCCCTGCGCCACGGCCTCCCCCTCGCCGTACTCCCCGGCGGCACCCTCAACCACTTCGCGCACGACCTCGGCGTGGAGGACGTACGCGACCTGGGCCGCGCCGTGCGCCAGGGCGAGGCCGTCCGGGTGGACCTCGGGCACTTCGCGACCGAGAAGACGGAGGGCCACTTCCTCAACACGTTCAGCCTGGGCGTCTATCCGGAGCTGGTCCGGGAGCGCGAGCGCTGGGAGCGGATGATCGGCGGCTGGCCGGCCGGGGTGATCGCGGCGCTGCGGGTCCTGCGCTCCGACCGCCATCCGCTCCAGGCCACCTTCCTGGGCCGGCCGCGCCCGATCTGGCTGCTCTTCGCGGGCAACGGCACGTACCACCGGCTGGGCCTCGCCCCGGCCCGCCGGTTCGACCTGGCCGACGGTCTGCTGGACGTCCGTGTCGTGCACGGCGGCCGCCGCCCGGCGCTGCGGCTGCTGGCCGCGGCCGTCGCCGGCCCGCTGACCCGCACCCCGGCCCACGCGGCGGTCCGCGTACGCCGGCTCCGGGTGGACGGCATCGCGCCGGGCACCCTCCTCGCGTACGACGGTGAAGTCACTGAGGTGGAAGGCGATCTGACGCTGCGCAAGATCCCGGAGGCGCTGACGGTCTACCGGCCCGTACCGATGCACTGA
- a CDS encoding class I SAM-dependent methyltransferase yields the protein MSKARETAVYTHGHHESVLRSHTWRTAANSAAYLLGSLKPHMKILDIGCGPGTITADLAALVPDGHVTGVDHALGILDQARATAAERGLSNVDFAVADVHALDYPDDTFCVVHAHQVLQHVGDPVQALREMRRVTRPGGLVAVRDSDYAAMTWFPESPGLDDWLDLYRRMARANGGEPDAGRRLKSWALRAGLTDITATSATWTYATADERAWWSGLWADRTVASSYAERATESGHATVERLDAIAAAWREWGRREDGWFAVLHGEILCRKAA from the coding sequence ATGTCGAAGGCACGGGAGACCGCCGTCTACACGCACGGACACCATGAGTCGGTGCTGCGCTCGCACACCTGGCGGACGGCCGCCAACTCGGCGGCCTACCTCCTCGGTTCGCTGAAGCCCCACATGAAGATCCTGGACATCGGGTGCGGTCCGGGCACCATCACCGCGGACCTGGCCGCCCTGGTCCCGGACGGGCATGTCACCGGCGTCGACCACGCCCTGGGCATCCTGGACCAGGCCCGCGCCACGGCCGCCGAACGCGGCCTGAGCAACGTGGACTTCGCGGTCGCGGACGTCCACGCACTCGACTACCCCGACGACACCTTCTGCGTGGTCCACGCGCACCAGGTGCTCCAGCACGTCGGCGACCCGGTCCAGGCGCTGCGCGAGATGCGCCGGGTCACCAGGCCGGGCGGTCTTGTCGCCGTCCGTGACTCCGACTACGCGGCGATGACCTGGTTCCCCGAGTCCCCGGGCCTGGACGACTGGCTGGACCTGTACCGCCGCATGGCCCGCGCCAACGGCGGCGAGCCCGACGCGGGGCGCCGGCTGAAGTCGTGGGCGCTGCGCGCCGGGCTCACCGACATCACGGCCACCTCCGCCACCTGGACCTACGCCACGGCGGACGAGCGGGCCTGGTGGAGCGGACTGTGGGCGGACCGGACGGTCGCCTCCTCCTACGCCGAGCGGGCCACCGAGAGCGGTCACGCCACGGTCGAGCGGCTCGACGCGATCGCGGCGGCCTGGCGGGAATGGGGGCGGCGGGAGGACGGCTGGTTCGCCGTACTGCACGGAGAAATTCTCTGCCGTAAGGCGGCCTGA
- a CDS encoding hydrophobic protein → MVPILLVLLLVLILFGAGFAVKVLWYIALAVLVLWLLGFLVRGTSASGGRGRWYRW, encoded by the coding sequence ATGGTTCCCATCCTGCTGGTACTGCTTCTGGTGCTGATTCTTTTCGGCGCCGGATTCGCGGTGAAGGTTCTCTGGTATATCGCACTGGCCGTTCTGGTGCTGTGGCTCCTCGGATTCCTGGTGCGCGGTACGTCCGCCTCCGGAGGAAGGGGCCGCTGGTACAGGTGGTGA
- a CDS encoding gas vesicle protein K, whose amino-acid sequence MTGRNRLELEPDTVERDLVKLVLTVVELLRQLMERQALRRFDTGELSEDQEERIGLTLMLLDDRMTELRERYGLRPEDLNLDLGPLGPLLPRE is encoded by the coding sequence GTGACCGGCCGCAACCGTCTCGAACTGGAGCCGGACACGGTGGAACGGGACCTGGTCAAGCTGGTCCTGACCGTCGTCGAACTGCTCCGTCAGCTGATGGAGCGGCAGGCGCTGCGCCGCTTCGACACCGGGGAGCTCTCGGAGGACCAGGAGGAACGCATCGGGCTCACCCTGATGCTTCTCGACGACCGGATGACCGAGCTGCGCGAGCGCTACGGCCTGCGGCCCGAGGACCTCAATCTGGACCTCGGGCCGCTCGGACCGTTGCTACCGCGGGAATGA
- a CDS encoding gas vesicle protein, whose product MTVVERREVALVDLLDRLLAGGVVITGDLTLRIADVDLVRIDLNALISSVNAQVPSPWGGIE is encoded by the coding sequence GTGACCGTCGTGGAACGTCGTGAAGTGGCCCTCGTCGATCTCCTCGACCGGCTCCTCGCCGGCGGGGTCGTCATCACGGGCGACCTCACCCTGCGCATCGCGGACGTCGACCTCGTCCGTATCGATCTGAACGCCCTGATCAGCTCCGTGAACGCACAGGTTCCGTCACCCTGGGGAGGTATCGAGTGA
- a CDS encoding GvpL/GvpF family gas vesicle protein, whose amino-acid sequence MTGLRYVYAVCRPFDAALQSQLTGVAGAPPRQLRHHDLIAVVSEVPERDFAEEPLRAHLEDLDWLTETARAHQSVIDALTVVTTPLPLRLGTVFRDDSGVRVMLEAREESFLRTLDRLAGRVEWGVKVYAESEAEEPSQEPAKISSGRDYLRQRRRSHRAHEEMWENAERFARRLHETLSEFAENSRLHAPQNSALSGVPGRNVLNAAYLVPRTHSEEFVELVDRTKGEEPGLRVELTGPWAAYSFSGEENP is encoded by the coding sequence ATGACCGGACTGCGTTATGTGTACGCCGTCTGCCGCCCCTTCGACGCGGCCCTCCAGTCCCAGCTCACCGGGGTCGCCGGCGCGCCGCCCCGGCAACTGCGCCACCACGACCTGATCGCCGTGGTCAGCGAGGTGCCGGAGCGCGACTTCGCGGAGGAGCCGCTCCGCGCGCACCTGGAGGACCTGGACTGGCTGACCGAGACCGCCCGCGCCCACCAGAGCGTGATCGACGCGCTCACCGTCGTCACCACGCCCCTGCCGCTGCGGCTAGGCACCGTGTTCCGCGACGACAGCGGCGTACGGGTCATGCTGGAGGCCCGCGAGGAGAGCTTCCTGCGGACCCTGGACCGGCTGGCGGGCCGGGTGGAATGGGGCGTCAAGGTGTACGCGGAATCCGAGGCCGAGGAGCCTTCCCAGGAACCGGCGAAGATCTCCAGCGGTCGCGACTATCTGCGGCAGCGGCGCCGGAGCCACCGGGCCCACGAGGAGATGTGGGAGAACGCCGAGCGGTTCGCGCGCCGCCTGCACGAGACTCTGTCGGAATTCGCCGAGAACAGCCGGCTGCACGCCCCCCAGAATTCGGCGCTCTCCGGTGTTCCAGGCCGCAATGTGCTGAACGCGGCCTATTTGGTGCCGCGCACCCATTCCGAGGAGTTCGTGGAACTGGTGGATCGCACGAAGGGTGAGGAGCCGGGATTGCGCGTGGAACTCACCGGACCGTGGGCGGCGTATTCCTTCAGCGGGGAGGAAAATCCGTGA
- a CDS encoding gas vesicle protein → MTFPSRVPEPYGQNGSANLADILERVLDKGVVIAGDIRINLLDIELLTIKLRLIVASVDKAKEMGIDWWETDPALSSNARRDELSRENAELRARLAELDDDGYRREPERSIERGRAREEPS, encoded by the coding sequence ATGACCTTCCCGAGCCGAGTCCCCGAGCCGTACGGGCAGAACGGGAGCGCCAACCTGGCCGACATCCTGGAGCGTGTACTCGACAAGGGCGTAGTGATCGCCGGCGACATCCGCATCAACCTGCTCGACATCGAGCTGCTCACCATCAAGCTGCGCCTCATCGTCGCCTCCGTCGACAAGGCCAAGGAGATGGGGATCGACTGGTGGGAGACCGACCCGGCGCTGTCCTCGAACGCCCGCCGTGACGAACTCTCCCGTGAGAACGCCGAGTTGCGGGCCCGCCTCGCCGAACTGGACGACGACGGGTACCGGCGGGAGCCGGAGCGGTCCATCGAGCGCGGCCGCGCCAGAGAGGAGCCCTCATGA
- a CDS encoding SRPBCC family protein codes for MTDTLGAATGRATRGATGATDRAKDATKSSPLTDVVHSEAVDHLKAEAREYLAAQAQRLLVGAGRKLGETTVKLNDIAEGNSPGFAKLALEGGRKLAEGKGPLRTALEVGAGRAKDNVLDALKNLGGGKGTRKGGSGNKPTVIVESIDVGVPVRTAYDQWTRFQSFSTFAKGVKSADRADDTHSDWQLKVFWSNRSWKAHTTEQVPDDRITWTSEGAKGTTKGAVTFHRLADNLTRVLLVIEYYPKGLFEKTGNIWRAQGRRARLDLKNFARFITLRGEAEDGWRGEIRDGEVVVSHEDALAEEEQREEAEGEPEDEAESEYGEEEPEPDEEPRDSYEPAEADERDERDETDEADEYADEAEEGDEAEEGDEEAPEDEYEEVPEAEGDAGEDIDEEPYEDEDEERATAGGSRR; via the coding sequence ATGACTGACACCCTCGGCGCGGCGACCGGCCGCGCGACCCGTGGGGCGACCGGCGCGACGGACCGGGCGAAGGACGCGACGAAGAGCAGTCCGCTCACCGACGTGGTCCACAGCGAGGCCGTCGACCATCTCAAGGCCGAGGCCCGGGAGTATCTGGCCGCCCAGGCCCAGCGGCTCCTCGTCGGCGCCGGCCGCAAGCTCGGCGAGACGACCGTCAAGCTCAACGACATCGCCGAGGGCAACAGCCCCGGCTTCGCGAAGCTCGCCCTCGAGGGCGGCCGCAAACTCGCCGAGGGCAAGGGGCCGTTGCGCACCGCCCTGGAGGTGGGCGCGGGCCGCGCCAAGGACAATGTGCTCGACGCGCTCAAGAACCTCGGTGGCGGCAAGGGCACACGCAAGGGCGGCTCGGGCAACAAGCCCACGGTGATCGTCGAGTCCATCGACGTCGGGGTGCCGGTGCGTACCGCGTACGACCAGTGGACGCGATTTCAGAGCTTCAGCACCTTCGCCAAGGGCGTGAAGAGCGCCGACCGGGCCGACGACACCCACTCCGACTGGCAGCTGAAGGTGTTCTGGTCCAACCGCAGCTGGAAGGCCCACACCACCGAGCAGGTGCCCGACGACCGGATCACCTGGACGTCGGAGGGCGCCAAGGGCACCACGAAGGGGGCCGTCACCTTCCATCGCCTCGCGGACAACCTCACCCGGGTTCTGCTGGTCATCGAGTACTACCCGAAGGGCCTCTTCGAGAAGACCGGCAACATCTGGCGCGCCCAGGGCCGCCGGGCGCGGCTCGACCTCAAGAACTTCGCCCGCTTCATCACCCTCCGTGGCGAGGCCGAGGACGGCTGGCGCGGCGAGATCCGCGACGGCGAGGTCGTCGTCAGCCACGAGGACGCCCTCGCGGAGGAGGAGCAGCGCGAGGAGGCCGAGGGCGAGCCCGAGGACGAGGCCGAATCCGAGTACGGGGAGGAGGAGCCGGAGCCGGACGAGGAGCCCCGCGACTCCTACGAGCCGGCCGAGGCCGATGAGCGCGATGAGCGCGATGAGACGGACGAGGCCGACGAGTACGCCGACGAGGCAGAGGAAGGCGACGAGGCCGAGGAAGGCGACGAGGAGGCCCCGGAGGACGAGTACGAGGAGGTTCCCGAGGCCGAGGGCGACGCCGGAGAGGACATCGACGAGGAACCGTACGAGGATGAGGACGAGGAACGGGCCACCGCGGGCGGGAGCCGACGATGA
- a CDS encoding DNA primase, whose product MNRLGLGLAIGAGYVLGRTKKMKLAFAVGTMVAGKRMQLSPRALADLVSQQLQNNPQFKEIGDQLREDLRGVGKAATGALVERQIEGLADRLHGRTSQVRDQLAGAAPDLPGRGEEEAREDSAPPALEERGPGRSPGDGTGRGGGDEKPRVGHDASEDERQSPRKRAVKKAPAKKTAAPSARKATPRKAAAKKTAAGSAPAKKAARKATRARTTRGGGGDD is encoded by the coding sequence ATGAATCGACTGGGACTGGGCCTCGCCATCGGGGCCGGATACGTTCTCGGACGTACCAAGAAAATGAAACTCGCGTTCGCGGTCGGCACCATGGTGGCCGGCAAGCGGATGCAACTGAGCCCGCGGGCGCTCGCGGACCTGGTGTCACAACAGCTGCAGAACAACCCGCAGTTCAAGGAGATCGGGGACCAGCTGCGCGAGGACCTGCGCGGTGTCGGCAAGGCGGCCACCGGCGCGCTCGTCGAGCGGCAGATCGAAGGGCTCGCCGACCGGCTGCACGGGCGCACCTCACAGGTGCGCGACCAGCTGGCCGGAGCGGCCCCTGACCTGCCGGGGCGCGGCGAGGAGGAGGCCCGGGAGGATTCAGCCCCTCCGGCGCTTGAGGAGCGGGGTCCGGGGCGGAGCCCCGGGGACGGGACGGGTAGGGGCGGCGGGGACGAGAAACCGCGGGTCGGCCACGACGCATCCGAGGACGAGCGGCAGTCACCGCGCAAGCGGGCGGTGAAGAAGGCCCCCGCGAAAAAGACGGCCGCCCCTTCCGCCCGGAAGGCCACGCCGAGGAAGGCCGCGGCGAAGAAGACGGCCGCCGGCAGCGCCCCGGCCAAGAAGGCCGCACGCAAGGCCACCCGGGCGCGGACCACGAGGGGAGGCGGCGGCGATGACTGA
- a CDS encoding gas vesicle protein GvpG yields the protein MGLITEVLLLPFAPVRGSFWAVRQVLTEAERQYYDPAAVRAELARLEQRLEAGEIDEEEFDRLEDELLDRLEISARRSTGTGDGRTG from the coding sequence ATGGGATTGATCACCGAGGTGCTGCTGCTGCCGTTCGCACCGGTGCGCGGCAGCTTCTGGGCGGTGAGACAAGTGCTCACCGAGGCCGAGCGCCAGTACTACGACCCGGCGGCCGTCCGCGCCGAACTCGCCCGCCTCGAGCAGCGGCTCGAAGCGGGCGAGATCGATGAGGAGGAGTTCGACCGCCTGGAGGACGAGCTTCTCGACCGGCTGGAGATCAGCGCGCGCCGGAGCACGGGAACCGGCGACGGGAGGACAGGATGA
- a CDS encoding GvpL/GvpF family gas vesicle protein, with protein sequence MSTYVYGIAASSHPALPEGMGGVGDPARPVRILQEGELAAIVSEAPEGLRPKRKDLLAHQNVLSEAGAGGPLLPMRFGSVAPDDASVTGVLAERAEHYLERLGALDGKVEYNVKASHDEEAVLHRVMGENPELRALTEANRQAGGGTYEDRLRLGEMVVAAVQAREAEDAAELQRALEPAATAVSAGPESTGWLANVSFLVDRQSAEVFLAAVEQLRKSHPHIEVRVNGPLPPYSFVEPGPSQPAETTH encoded by the coding sequence GTGAGCACGTACGTCTACGGCATCGCCGCGAGCTCACACCCCGCACTTCCCGAGGGCATGGGCGGCGTGGGCGACCCCGCGCGCCCCGTGCGCATCCTCCAGGAGGGCGAGCTGGCGGCGATCGTCAGCGAGGCCCCCGAGGGGCTGCGCCCCAAGCGCAAGGACCTGCTCGCCCACCAGAACGTCCTGAGCGAGGCGGGTGCGGGCGGCCCCCTGCTGCCCATGCGGTTCGGCAGTGTCGCACCGGACGACGCGTCCGTCACCGGGGTGCTCGCCGAACGCGCGGAGCACTACCTGGAGCGGCTCGGCGCCCTGGACGGCAAGGTCGAGTACAACGTCAAGGCCAGCCACGACGAAGAGGCCGTGCTGCACCGTGTGATGGGGGAGAACCCCGAGCTGCGCGCCCTCACCGAGGCCAACCGGCAGGCGGGCGGCGGCACTTACGAGGACCGGCTGCGGCTCGGCGAGATGGTGGTCGCCGCGGTGCAGGCCCGGGAGGCCGAGGACGCGGCGGAGCTGCAGCGGGCACTGGAGCCGGCCGCGACCGCCGTCAGCGCGGGTCCCGAGTCCACCGGCTGGCTCGCCAATGTGTCGTTCCTCGTGGACCGGCAGTCGGCCGAGGTGTTCCTCGCCGCCGTGGAGCAGCTTCGCAAGAGCCATCCGCATATCGAGGTCCGCGTGAACGGGCCGCTGCCGCCGTACAGCTTCGTCGAACCGGGCCCCTCACAGCCCGCGGAGACCACGCACTGA